A window of the Streptomyces sp. JB150 genome harbors these coding sequences:
- a CDS encoding MoxR family ATPase, whose amino-acid sequence MDPTTDNAGSTGAPGDARAALEALRAEIAKAVVGQDPAVTGLVVALLCRGHVLLEGVPGVAKTLLVRALASALELDTKRVQFTPDLMPSDVTGSLVYDARTAEFSFQPGPVFTNLLLADEINRTPPKTQSSLLEAMEERQVTVDGTPRPLPEPFLVAATQNPVEYEGTYPLPEAQLDRFLLKLMVPLPSRQDEIDVLTRHAQGFNPRDLRAAGVRPVAGAADLEAARAAVAKTTVSPEITAYVVDICRATRESPSLTLGVSPRGATALLATSRAWAWLTGRDYVIPDDVKALALPTLRHRVQLRPEAEMEGVTADSVINAILAHVPVPR is encoded by the coding sequence ATGGACCCGACCACTGACAACGCCGGGTCGACCGGGGCCCCGGGCGACGCCCGCGCCGCCCTCGAAGCCCTGCGCGCCGAGATCGCCAAGGCCGTGGTCGGCCAGGACCCCGCCGTGACCGGTCTCGTCGTCGCCCTCCTGTGCCGCGGACACGTCCTACTTGAAGGAGTCCCCGGGGTCGCCAAAACGTTGCTCGTCCGCGCCCTCGCATCCGCACTGGAACTCGACACCAAACGCGTCCAGTTCACCCCCGACCTGATGCCGAGCGACGTCACCGGCTCCCTCGTCTACGACGCCCGCACCGCCGAGTTCTCCTTCCAGCCCGGCCCGGTCTTCACCAACCTCCTCCTGGCCGACGAGATCAACCGCACGCCCCCGAAGACCCAGTCGTCCCTCCTGGAAGCGATGGAGGAACGCCAGGTCACGGTCGACGGCACCCCCCGCCCCCTCCCGGAGCCCTTCCTGGTCGCCGCGACCCAGAACCCGGTCGAGTACGAGGGCACCTACCCCCTCCCCGAAGCCCAACTGGACCGTTTCCTCCTCAAACTGATGGTCCCCCTCCCCTCCCGCCAGGACGAGATCGACGTCCTCACCCGCCACGCCCAGGGCTTCAACCCGCGCGACCTGCGCGCCGCCGGCGTACGCCCCGTGGCGGGCGCCGCCGACCTCGAAGCCGCCCGCGCGGCGGTCGCCAAGACCACGGTCTCCCCCGAGATCACCGCCTACGTCGTCGACATCTGCCGCGCCACCCGCGAATCGCCGTCCCTCACCCTCGGCGTCTCCCCGCGCGGTGCCACCGCCCTCCTCGCGACCTCCCGCGCCTGGGCCTGGCTGACGGGCCGCGACTACGTCATCCCCGACGACGTCAAGGCCCTCGCCCTCCCCACCCTCCGCCACCGCGTGCAACTCCGCCCGGAGGCCGAGATGGAAGGCGTGACCGCCGACTCGGTCATCAACGCGATCCTCGCCCACGTCCCCGTCCCCCGCTGA
- a CDS encoding DUF4129 domain-containing protein: MILTGAVLPAAPSLPRAADAAVRTWSPTRAPAVRPPHHDLSVPTSAGSDDAPPLTIPRDPAREAARRELSERVYHEDDPGLFERALNAFWDWLDKVFGAAASVTPGGAVGLLVVILVVLAALGALWWRLGTPRREPVSSSPALFDDRPRTAAEHRATADAHAAQGHWNQAVQERMRAIVRSLEERALLDPRPGRTADEAAAEAGRALPTHTDRLRAAAHAFDDVTYGGRTATPDAYRRIADLDRDLENTKPRLAGSSDHTTAHHTSQGTTG, translated from the coding sequence GTGATCCTGACGGGGGCAGTCCTCCCAGCGGCGCCGTCCCTGCCCCGCGCCGCCGACGCAGCCGTACGGACCTGGTCGCCCACCCGCGCCCCGGCCGTACGGCCGCCACACCACGACCTGTCGGTGCCGACGTCGGCGGGCTCCGACGACGCACCACCGTTGACGATCCCCCGCGATCCCGCCCGCGAGGCGGCCCGGCGCGAACTGTCCGAGCGCGTGTACCACGAGGACGACCCCGGCCTGTTCGAACGCGCCCTCAACGCCTTCTGGGACTGGCTCGACAAGGTCTTCGGCGCCGCTGCCTCCGTCACCCCCGGCGGAGCGGTCGGCCTGCTCGTCGTCATCCTCGTCGTGCTCGCCGCCCTCGGCGCCCTGTGGTGGCGCCTGGGCACCCCACGACGCGAACCCGTCTCCTCCTCCCCCGCCCTGTTCGACGACCGTCCCCGCACCGCGGCCGAACACCGCGCCACCGCCGACGCCCACGCCGCCCAGGGCCACTGGAACCAGGCCGTCCAGGAACGCATGCGGGCCATCGTCCGCTCCCTGGAGGAACGCGCCCTCCTCGACCCCCGCCCCGGCCGCACCGCCGACGAGGCCGCAGCCGAAGCCGGCCGCGCCCTGCCCACCCACACCGACCGGCTCCGCGCCGCCGCCCACGCCTTCGACGACGTCACATACGGCGGCCGGACCGCCACCCCGGACGCGTACCGGCGCATCGCCGACCTCGACCGCGACCTGGAGAACACCAAGCCCCGACTGGCCGGCAGCAGCGACCACACCACTGCCCACCACACCAGCCAGGGGACCACCGGATGA
- the mtnA gene encoding S-methyl-5-thioribose-1-phosphate isomerase: MADQQARTGEDKRATEVPVVRWEEPPEGPVLVLLDQTRLPSEEVELVCTDAPALVEAIRSLAVRGAPLLGIAGAYGVALAAARGFDVDEAAQALAGARPTAVNLSVGVRRAQEAYHASLARSGDATAAAAAALAAARQLHREDAEASARMAEHGLALLDELLPGGGHRILTHCNTGSLVSGGDGTAFAVALAAHRQGRLRRLWVDETRPLLQGARLTAYEAARSGMAYTLLTDNAAGSLFAAGEVDAVLIGADRIAADGSVANKVGSYPLAVLARYHHVPFIVVAPVTTVDLGTPDGASIEMEQRPGYEVTEVMAPQAQVAGAGGGVPVAPLGTQAYNPAFDVTPPELVTAIVTEEGVASPVTAEALAGLCG, from the coding sequence ATGGCTGATCAGCAGGCGCGAACCGGCGAGGACAAGCGGGCGACCGAGGTACCGGTGGTCCGGTGGGAGGAGCCACCCGAGGGGCCGGTGCTGGTGCTTCTGGACCAGACCCGGCTGCCGAGTGAGGAGGTCGAACTGGTCTGCACGGACGCACCGGCGCTGGTGGAGGCGATCCGGTCGCTCGCCGTGCGCGGGGCGCCGCTGCTCGGGATCGCGGGAGCGTACGGGGTCGCGCTCGCCGCCGCGCGGGGCTTCGACGTGGACGAGGCGGCGCAGGCGCTGGCGGGTGCCCGGCCGACCGCGGTGAACCTTTCGGTGGGGGTGCGCCGGGCCCAGGAGGCCTACCACGCGAGCCTGGCCCGCAGCGGCGACGCCACGGCGGCCGCGGCGGCGGCGCTGGCCGCCGCGCGGCAGCTGCACCGGGAGGACGCCGAGGCCAGCGCCCGGATGGCGGAGCACGGGCTGGCGCTGCTGGACGAGCTGCTGCCGGGCGGCGGGCACCGGATCCTCACCCACTGCAACACCGGGTCGCTGGTGTCGGGCGGGGACGGGACGGCGTTCGCGGTGGCGCTCGCGGCACACCGTCAGGGGCGGCTGCGCCGGCTGTGGGTCGACGAGACGCGCCCGCTGTTGCAGGGCGCGCGGCTCACCGCGTACGAGGCGGCGCGCAGCGGCATGGCGTACACGCTGCTCACCGACAACGCGGCGGGGTCCCTGTTCGCGGCGGGGGAGGTGGACGCGGTGCTCATCGGCGCCGACCGGATCGCCGCCGACGGGTCGGTGGCGAACAAGGTCGGGAGCTATCCGCTGGCGGTGCTCGCCCGCTATCACCACGTGCCGTTCATCGTGGTGGCGCCGGTGACGACGGTGGACCTGGGCACCCCCGACGGGGCGTCGATCGAGATGGAGCAGCGTCCGGGGTACGAGGTGACGGAGGTGATGGCGCCGCAGGCGCAGGTGGCGGGAGCGGGCGGCGGGGTTCCGGTGGCGCCCCTGGGCACCCAGGCGTACAACCCGGCGTTCGACGTGACGCCGCCCGAGCTGGTGACGGCGATCGTCACCGAGGAGGGGGTCGCGTCGCCGGTGACGGCGGAGGCGCTGGCCGGGCTGTGCGGGTAG
- a CDS encoding DUF58 domain-containing protein, translating to MALTGRAALLAALGSLPVGILEPGWTGILAVNAPLALACACDFALAAPVRRLRLTRSGDTSVRLGETADVTLTVTNPTGRPLRALLRDAWPPSSWQPGTEVAASRHRLTVPAGERRRVTTRLRPTRRGDHHADRVTIRSYGPLGLLTRQATHKVPWTVRVLPPFTSRKHLPSKLARLRELDGRTSVLIRGQGTEFDSLREYVPGDDTRSIDWRATARHSTVAVRTWRPERDRHILLVLDTGRTSAGRVGDAPRLDASMDAALLLAALASRAGDRVDLLAYDRHVRALVQGRTANDVLPALVNAMATLEPELVETDARGLTATALRTAPRRSLIVLLTTLDAAPMEAGILPVLPQLTQRHTVLLASVADPHIAGMAKARGNVDAVYEAAAAAQAQAEREHTAEQLRRHGVTVVDATPDDLAPALADAYLALKAAGRL from the coding sequence ATGGCACTCACCGGACGCGCCGCCCTCCTGGCGGCCCTCGGCTCCCTCCCGGTCGGCATCCTGGAGCCCGGCTGGACGGGCATCCTCGCCGTGAACGCCCCGCTCGCCCTCGCCTGCGCCTGCGACTTCGCGCTCGCGGCACCGGTACGCCGCCTCAGGCTGACCCGCTCGGGCGACACCTCGGTCCGTCTGGGCGAAACCGCCGACGTCACCCTCACGGTCACCAATCCCACCGGCCGCCCGCTCCGCGCCCTCCTGCGCGACGCATGGCCCCCGAGCAGCTGGCAGCCCGGCACCGAGGTCGCCGCGTCCCGCCATCGCCTGACGGTTCCCGCAGGCGAGCGCCGCCGCGTCACCACCCGACTGCGCCCCACCCGCCGCGGCGATCACCACGCGGACCGGGTGACCATCCGCTCGTACGGCCCCCTCGGCCTCTTGACCCGCCAGGCCACCCACAAGGTCCCCTGGACGGTACGCGTCCTGCCTCCCTTCACCAGCCGCAAGCACCTGCCCTCGAAACTCGCCCGGCTCCGCGAACTCGACGGCCGCACCAGCGTCCTCATCCGCGGCCAGGGCACGGAATTCGACAGCCTCCGCGAGTACGTCCCCGGAGACGACACCCGCTCGATCGACTGGCGCGCCACAGCCCGCCACTCCACGGTCGCCGTCCGCACCTGGCGCCCGGAACGCGACCGGCACATCCTCCTGGTCCTGGACACCGGCCGCACCTCCGCCGGCCGCGTCGGCGACGCCCCGCGCCTCGACGCCTCCATGGACGCCGCCCTCCTCCTGGCCGCCCTGGCCTCCCGTGCCGGCGACCGCGTCGACCTCCTCGCCTACGACCGCCACGTACGCGCCCTGGTCCAGGGCCGCACGGCGAACGACGTCCTCCCCGCCCTGGTGAACGCCATGGCGACCCTGGAACCGGAACTCGTCGAGACGGACGCCCGAGGCCTCACCGCCACAGCACTCCGTACGGCCCCACGCCGCTCCCTGATCGTCCTGCTGACCACCCTCGACGCGGCCCCGATGGAAGCGGGAATCCTCCCCGTCCTGCCCCAGCTGACCCAGCGCCACACCGTTCTCTTGGCATCGGTGGCCGACCCCCACATCGCCGGCATGGCAAAGGCCCGCGGGAACGTGGACGCCGTCTACGAGGCCGCAGCCGCCGCCCAGGCCCAGGCCGAACGCGAGCACACCGCCGAACAACTCCGCCGCCACGGCGTCACGGTCGTCGACGCGACACCGGACGACCTGGCGCCGGCACTGGCGGACGCCTACCTGGCACTGAAGGCGGCAGGCCGCCTGTAA
- the mtrA gene encoding two-component system response regulator MtrA gives MMSFMKGRVLVVDDDSALAEMLGIVLRGEGFEPSFVADGDKALAAFRETKPDLVLLDLMLPGRDGIEVCRLIRAESGVPIVMLTAKSDTVDVVVGLESGADDYIVKPFKPKELVARIRARLRRSEEPAPEQLAIGDLVIDVAGHSVKRDGQSIALTPLEFDLLVALARKPWQVFTREVLLEQVWGYRHAADTRLVNVHVQRLRSKVEKDPERPEIVVTVRGVGYKAGPS, from the coding sequence ATGATGTCGTTTATGAAGGGACGAGTCCTTGTCGTCGACGACGACAGCGCACTGGCCGAGATGCTCGGCATCGTGCTGCGTGGTGAAGGTTTTGAGCCGTCTTTCGTAGCCGACGGCGACAAGGCGCTGGCCGCTTTCCGGGAGACCAAGCCCGATCTGGTGCTGCTGGACCTGATGCTGCCCGGTCGGGACGGTATCGAGGTGTGCCGGCTGATCCGGGCGGAGTCCGGGGTGCCGATCGTGATGCTGACGGCGAAGAGCGACACCGTGGATGTGGTCGTCGGCCTCGAGTCGGGCGCGGACGACTACATCGTGAAGCCGTTCAAGCCGAAGGAGCTGGTGGCCCGCATCCGGGCGCGGCTTCGCAGGTCGGAGGAGCCGGCGCCGGAGCAGCTCGCCATCGGTGACCTGGTCATCGATGTGGCCGGTCACTCGGTGAAGCGGGACGGGCAGTCGATCGCGCTGACGCCGCTGGAGTTCGATCTGCTGGTCGCGCTGGCGCGCAAGCCGTGGCAGGTGTTCACCCGAGAGGTCCTGCTGGAGCAGGTGTGGGGCTACCGGCACGCGGCGGACACGCGGCTGGTCAACGTCCATGTGCAGCGGCTGCGCTCCAAGGTCGAGAAGGACCCGGAGCGCCCCGAGATCGTGGTGACCGTCCGTGGTGTCGGTTACAAGGCCGGGCCGAGCTGA
- a CDS encoding DUF4350 domain-containing protein, giving the protein MTTEATLPTTSVSPTARQVWTRTRGIALALVVLLAAGVAIALIRSDVRHGNLDPRSPDPQGSRAVAELLADRGVSTRVVTTLDEARAAAAPDTTLLVAVPDLLTPGRQDRLHSAIAASGGRTVLVAAGSASVERLAPGVTADPATSSESTLSPGCDLPAARRAGKADTGGIRYTTTHLRADQCYRSERLATLIRVPHPSGGGDTVVLGAPDILHNEHLDEQGNASLALQLLGSRPHLVWYLPSPSDTSAAQPDDEKTLLELLPSGWLWGTLQLFIAAALAALWRARRLGPLVPEKIPVAIRASETVEGRARLYRKANARDRAAAALRSTTRTRLAPLVGIPAARAHTPEALLPALSAHLHGDGQALHSLLFGPPPSDDTGLIALADQLDALEREVRRP; this is encoded by the coding sequence ATGACCACCGAGGCCACGCTCCCGACCACCTCGGTCTCGCCCACCGCCCGCCAGGTGTGGACCCGCACGCGAGGCATCGCCCTCGCCCTGGTCGTGCTGCTGGCGGCCGGCGTGGCGATCGCCCTGATCCGCTCCGACGTCCGCCACGGCAACCTCGACCCACGCTCCCCCGACCCCCAGGGCAGCCGCGCCGTCGCCGAACTGCTCGCCGACCGCGGCGTCTCCACCCGCGTGGTCACCACCCTGGACGAGGCCCGCGCCGCGGCCGCCCCCGACACCACCCTCCTGGTCGCCGTCCCCGACCTCCTCACCCCCGGCCGGCAGGACCGGCTGCACAGCGCCATCGCCGCGTCCGGCGGACGCACCGTCCTCGTCGCCGCCGGCAGCGCCTCCGTCGAACGCCTCGCCCCCGGCGTCACCGCCGACCCGGCCACCAGCTCCGAGTCCACCCTCTCCCCCGGCTGCGACCTGCCCGCCGCCCGCCGCGCCGGCAAGGCCGACACGGGCGGCATCCGCTACACCACCACCCATCTCAGGGCCGACCAGTGCTACCGCAGCGAGCGCCTGGCCACCCTGATCCGCGTCCCGCACCCTTCCGGCGGCGGTGACACCGTCGTGCTCGGCGCGCCCGACATCCTCCACAACGAACACCTCGACGAGCAGGGCAACGCCTCGCTCGCCCTCCAGCTCCTCGGCTCCCGCCCCCATCTGGTCTGGTACCTCCCCTCACCCTCCGACACCTCCGCCGCCCAGCCCGACGACGAGAAGACCCTCCTCGAACTGCTCCCCTCCGGCTGGCTCTGGGGCACGCTGCAGCTCTTCATCGCCGCGGCCCTCGCCGCCCTGTGGCGGGCACGCCGGCTCGGCCCCCTCGTGCCCGAGAAAATCCCCGTGGCGATCCGCGCCTCCGAAACCGTCGAAGGCCGTGCCCGCCTCTACCGCAAGGCGAACGCCCGCGACCGCGCGGCCGCCGCTCTCCGCTCCACCACCCGCACGCGCCTCGCCCCCCTCGTAGGCATCCCCGCGGCCCGGGCACACACGCCCGAAGCCCTGCTCCCCGCCCTGTCCGCGCACCTCCACGGCGACGGACAGGCACTGCACTCCCTGCTCTTCGGCCCGCCGCCCAGCGACGACACGGGCCTGATCGCACTCGCCGACCAACTCGACGCCCTCGAAAGAGAGGTACGCCGTCCATGA
- a CDS encoding proline-rich domain-containing protein, translated as MNDTPGWASPGSAPSDGHEPGTSGPTGPSGPADRPDPEQPSQQPGTHPQSPGTQWSKQQPPPAQWSAPTGPPSPGQTPPPPPPGPGWGAPPPGGPGGYGGGNWQGPGGYGGWGTAWGGPPPAAKPGVIPLRPLGVGEILDGAVSTMRTYWRTVLGISLTVAVLIEIVVVLVQGLLLDEYTDTGALGDPSASLDELTGALRDTMLSSGVLFVISLIGTVAATALLTTVTSRAVLGKPVTAGEAWRDARPQIVKLFGLILLLPLIAAGIVLAGMLPGIITVAAGGGGGGAALAVLGGLAAAVVTVWLMVRFSLASPALMLEKQSVLKAMSRSVKLVRGSWWRVFGIQLLAAIIANVIAAIVVIPFTFLAAAVSGDGISGFVNGTGGFGWTFLIVSGIGSVIGSTITFPITAGVTVLLYIDQRIRREALDLELARAAGVQGYGPTSPGTPGS; from the coding sequence ATGAACGACACTCCGGGCTGGGCCTCGCCCGGATCCGCCCCGTCCGACGGGCACGAGCCCGGCACCTCCGGCCCCACCGGGCCGTCCGGGCCGGCCGACCGGCCTGACCCCGAACAGCCCTCGCAGCAGCCGGGCACGCACCCGCAGAGCCCGGGCACCCAGTGGTCCAAGCAGCAGCCGCCACCCGCCCAGTGGTCCGCGCCGACCGGCCCGCCGTCCCCCGGCCAGACCCCGCCGCCCCCACCGCCCGGCCCGGGCTGGGGCGCCCCGCCCCCCGGCGGCCCCGGCGGCTACGGCGGCGGTAACTGGCAGGGCCCCGGCGGCTACGGCGGCTGGGGCACCGCCTGGGGTGGCCCCCCGCCCGCCGCCAAGCCCGGCGTCATCCCCCTGCGCCCGCTCGGCGTGGGCGAGATCCTCGACGGCGCCGTGTCGACCATGCGCACCTACTGGCGCACGGTCCTCGGCATCTCCCTCACCGTCGCCGTCCTCATCGAGATCGTCGTCGTCCTCGTGCAGGGCCTGCTCCTCGACGAGTACACCGACACCGGCGCCCTCGGCGATCCCAGCGCCAGCCTCGACGAACTGACCGGGGCGCTGCGCGACACCATGCTCAGCTCCGGCGTCCTGTTCGTGATCTCCCTGATCGGCACCGTCGCCGCGACGGCTCTGCTGACCACCGTCACCAGCCGCGCGGTGCTCGGCAAGCCGGTCACCGCCGGCGAGGCCTGGCGCGACGCCCGCCCGCAGATCGTCAAGCTGTTCGGCCTGATCCTGCTGCTGCCGCTCATCGCCGCCGGCATCGTCCTCGCCGGCATGCTCCCCGGCATCATCACGGTCGCCGCGGGCGGCGGCGGGGGCGGCGCGGCACTCGCCGTCCTCGGCGGTCTCGCCGCCGCCGTCGTCACCGTCTGGCTGATGGTCCGCTTCTCCCTCGCCTCCCCGGCCCTGATGCTGGAGAAGCAGTCCGTCCTCAAGGCCATGAGCCGGTCCGTGAAGCTCGTGCGCGGCTCCTGGTGGCGGGTGTTCGGCATCCAGCTGCTCGCGGCGATCATCGCGAACGTCATCGCCGCGATCGTCGTCATCCCGTTCACCTTCCTCGCCGCCGCGGTCAGCGGCGACGGCATAAGCGGCTTCGTCAACGGCACCGGCGGCTTCGGCTGGACGTTCCTCATCGTCAGCGGCATCGGCTCGGTGATCGGCTCCACGATCACCTTCCCGATCACCGCCGGCGTCACCGTGCTCCTCTACATCGACCAGCGCATCCGCCGCGAGGCCCTCGACCTCGAACTGGCCCGCGCCGCCGGTGTCCAGGGCTACGGCCCCACCTCCCCCGGAACCCCCGGGAGCTGA
- a CDS encoding stage II sporulation protein M, whose translation MDLDVFVSAHRAEWDRLDALLRRRRRLTGPEVDELVALYQRTATHLSLIRSSAPDPQLTGRLSQLVARARGAVTGTRRASWRDVTRFLTHGFPAAVYRSRHWWVPTALLSALVAALLGWWIGTHPDVQATIAAPSELRELTRPGGEYESYYSSNPAASFAAQVWTNNAQAAAICLVLGIFLGLPVIWILLLNMLNLGIGFGLMTSAGRLDTFLGLVLPHGLLELTAVFVAAGTGLRLGWTLIDPGPRTRRTALAEEGRAALGMAIGLALVLFVAGAIEGFVTPSGLPTWARITIGVAAELAFLTYVYVLGGRAARTGETGDIDAAERSATVPTAA comes from the coding sequence ATGGACCTCGACGTCTTCGTCTCCGCCCACCGCGCGGAGTGGGACCGCCTGGACGCCCTGCTCCGACGCCGGCGCCGGCTCACCGGCCCCGAGGTCGACGAACTCGTCGCCCTCTATCAGCGCACGGCGACCCACCTGTCCCTCATCCGGTCGAGCGCCCCCGACCCCCAGCTGACCGGCCGGCTCAGCCAACTGGTGGCACGCGCGCGTGGAGCCGTCACAGGAACCCGCCGCGCCTCCTGGCGCGACGTGACCCGCTTCCTCACCCACGGGTTCCCCGCCGCCGTGTACCGCTCCCGTCACTGGTGGGTGCCCACCGCGCTGCTCTCGGCGCTCGTCGCGGCCCTCCTCGGCTGGTGGATCGGCACGCACCCCGACGTCCAGGCGACGATCGCGGCCCCGAGCGAACTACGCGAACTCACCCGCCCCGGCGGCGAGTACGAGTCCTACTACTCCAGCAACCCCGCGGCCTCCTTCGCCGCCCAGGTCTGGACGAACAACGCCCAGGCCGCCGCGATCTGCCTGGTCCTGGGCATCTTCCTCGGCCTGCCGGTCATCTGGATCCTGCTGCTGAACATGCTGAACCTCGGCATCGGCTTCGGCCTGATGACCTCGGCCGGCCGCCTCGACACCTTCCTCGGCCTGGTCCTGCCGCACGGCCTCCTGGAACTCACCGCCGTCTTCGTCGCCGCCGGAACCGGCCTCCGCCTCGGCTGGACCCTCATCGACCCAGGCCCCCGCACCCGCCGCACAGCCCTGGCCGAGGAGGGCCGCGCCGCCTTGGGCATGGCCATCGGCCTGGCCCTCGTGCTCTTCGTCGCCGGCGCCATCGAAGGCTTCGTCACCCCGTCCGGCCTGCCGACCTGGGCCCGCATCACCATCGGCGTCGCCGCCGAGCTGGCGTTCCTCACGTACGTCTACGTCCTCGGCGGCCGCGCGGCACGCACCGGCGAGACCGGCGACATCGACGCGGCCGAACGCAGTGCCACCGTGCCTACGGCCGCCTGA